The window CACCATCATGGCAATGATCTGGTCTTCGCTCAGCTCGACCGCAGGGCGCGTGCCAATAGGTTTCCCATCACGAATCACGCAAATCACATCGGAAATGGCTTTAACTTCGTTGAGCTTGTGCGAGATATAGATGCAGGCAATACCGTGATCGCGCAGATCCTGGATGATCTCCAGCAGGATTGCGGTTTCACGTTCGGTCAATGACGCAGTGGGCTCATCCAGCACCAACAGACGCACCTGCTTGTTCAGAGCCTTGGCAATTTCCACCAGCTGTTGCTGGCCTAATCCAAGCTCACCCACTTTGGTATTCGGATCGACGGCCAGCTTGACCTGCTCCAACATACGCTGGCAGCGAAGGTACATATTGTCGTAATCCATTACGCCAAAACGCGTCCATTCGTTACCCAAAAAGAGGTTCTCCAGCACCGTCATCTCTTTCACCAGCGCCAGTTCCTGATGAATAATCGCAATGCCTTTTTGCTCCGTATCGCGAATATGGCTGGCGCGCAGTTCGTCACCGGAAAACACGATCTGCCCCTCATAGCTGCCATGCGGATAGATGGCACACAGCACCTTCATCAAGGTAGATTTCCCCGAGCCATTCTCGCCGCACAGCGACAAAACCTGACCTGCCTCCAGCGTCAGGCTGACATTATCGACGGCTTTCACCGCGCCAAACGCCTTGGTGATGTTTTTCATTTCCAACAGATGTGGCATCAAGGCCTCCGTGATTCAGGTATCTCAGACCTCGTCTGCGACAGTGGCGAGCCACAACCTCGTGTCGTGGCTCGATGAACGTCTTTCCTGCATCCTGAACTCTAGTGGCTGCGACGTGCGTTAATACACGTCCGCTTTTTTGTGGAAGCCATCGGCAATGACGGTGGAATCGATATTGGATTTATCGACGGGAATCGGCGTCAGTAAGAAGGAAGGGATATCTTTCAACCCATTGTTTAATTTAGCATTAGACTCCGGCGTTTTGCCGGAACCCAGCGCCACAGCGATATCTGCGGCATCTTTGGCCAGCTTGCTGATCGGTTTATAGACCGTCATGGTTTGCGTGCCTGCCACAATACGTTTGATTGCGGCCAGATCGGCATCCTGACCGGAAATGGCGACTTTCCCAGCCAGTCCCTGTGCGGCAAGCGCCTGAATCGCCCCGCCCGCCGTCGCATCGTTCGATGCGACAACAGCATCAATCTTATTGCTGTTCGCCGTTAGCGCATTTTCCATAATTTTCAGCGCATTCTCTGGTAACCAGGCATCAACCCATTGGTCGCCGACCACTTTTATTTTCCCATTTTCGATCAGCGGCGTGAGCACTTTCATTTGCCCCTGACGAAACAGCTTCGCGTTATTATCAACAGGTGAGCCGCCCATTAAGAAATAGTTTCCGCCGGGCACTTTATCGACGAGATATTTCGCCTGTAGCTCACCAACCTTTTCATTATCAAATGAAATATAAAAATCCACATCCGCATTATTAATCATGCGGTCATAAGCAAGCACTTTTATTCCTTCACGTTTTGCTTCCGCAATAACATTGCCAAGCACTTGACCGTTATAAGGAATAATAACCAAGACATCGACACCGCGATTGATCATGTTTTCTATTTGAGAAATCTGCGTGGCCTCATTGCCGTTTGCTGATTGAACAAACACATCAGCACCCTGCTTTTTGGCTTGCTCAACAAAAAGATCGCGATCTTTCTGCCAGCGTTCAAGACGTAGATCGTCAATCGCCATGCCTATTTTAACGTCCTTCGCGAATCCGGGCTGACAAGCTAAAGTGAATACGGCACAAGCTGAGAGTAAAAAATGTTTAACTTTCATCATAGCGTACCTTTTTTTATTTAAGATGCAGGGCCTAAGACTCCAATAGCAATAGCCAGATGAGTATTGTCGCTAAACATCCCTCCATCAATTACAGATTTTTATCCTCCAATTATGTTTTTTGGTTTAATTTCCATTTTTTGATACGGGTCATATTTTATTGTCGAGTCACATTTTCACCTTGTTACACCTTGCGAAGCGTATTCAGAGTAAATACCGTTATTTTTTGCGACGCAGCGCACATTTAATAATTCTCTGAATTTCAGTGTGAAATAACGTAATTGAGGAAACCTTCATCCACTCCGAAAATTAATCCCATTCCCATCTCTTCCGTCTGGGTGGTTTCTAAGGAGTTAACGATGCAAGCCTATTTTGAACAGATCGAAAAAGTCCGTTATGAAGGTAGCCAAAGCGGCAATCCCTTCGCCTTTCGTCACTACAATCCCGATCAGGAAATTCTTGGGAAACGAATGGCGGACCATTTGCGTTTTGCCGTCGCGTATTGGCACACGTTCTGCTGGAACGGCGCGGATATGTTCGGCGTCGGCTCTTTTGCTCGGCCGTGGCAACAGTCAGGCGATGCGCTGGAGCTAGCGAAGCGCAAGGCGGACATCGCATTCGAATTCTTTCAAAAGCTGAGCGTGCCTTACTACTGCTTTCATGACGTCGATATCGCACCGGAAGGAAACTCACTGAAAGAGTATCTGCATAATTTTGCGGTTATCACCGATGTGCTGGCGGAAAAGCAGCAGGATAGCGGCGTGAAGCTGCTGTGGGGCACCGCCAACTGCTTTACCCATCCTCGCTATGGCGCAGGCGCGGCCACCAACCCTGACCCAGATGTCTTTGCCTGGGCGGCTACGCAGGTGTTCACGGCAATGAACGCGACCAAAAAACTGGGTGGCGAGAACTATGTGCTGTGGGGCGGGCGTGAAGGGTATGAAACCCTGCTTAATACCGACCTGCGTCAGGAGCGTGAACAAATCGGCCGCTTCATGCAGATGGTCGTCGAACATAAACACAAAATCGGCTTTCAGGGCACGCTGCTCATCGAGCCGAAGCCACAGGAGCCAACCAAGCACCAGTACGACTACGATGTCGCCACCGTTTATGGTTTCCTGAAACAGTTTGGGCTGGAAAAAGAGATTAAAGTCAACGTGGAAGCCAACCACGCTACGCTGGCAGGCCATTCATTCCATCATGAAATCGCCACCGCTGTCGCACTGGGCGTATTCGGATCTGTCGATGCGAACCGCGGCGATCCGCAGCTCGGCTGGGACACCGATCAGTTCCCTAACAGCGTGGAAGAGAACACGCTGATCATGTATGAAATTCTCAAGGCGGGTGGCTTCACGACGGGTGGGCTGAACTTTGACGCCAAAGTTCGTCGCCAAAGCACCGATCGCTATGACCTTTTCCACGCGCATATCGGCGCGATGGATACAATGGCACTGGCGCTCAAGGCCGCAGCCAGAATGATTGAAGATGATAAACTCAATCAGCTGGTTGCTAAACGCTATGCAGGCTGGAACGGAGAACTGGGTCAGCAAATCCTGCAAGGCAAGGCCTCGCTGGAATCACTTGCCCACTATGCAGAAAGCCATCAGTTGGCACCACAGCACCAGAGTGGTCAGCAGGAATTGCTGGAAAATCTGGTCAACCGCCACCTCTTTGGTTAAAAACGATACGTTCATCTACTGCGGCAGGCTACCCCCTGTCGCAGAGGCTTATCAGGAGCCACTATGTATATCGGTATTGATCTGGGTACGTCCGGTGTGAAAGCCATCCTGCTGGATGAAGCAGGCGAGGTGGTTGCCAGCCATAGCGCCGCATTGAACATTTCCCGCCCGCATCCGCTCTGGTCAGAGCAAGCACCTGAAGATTGGTGGCAGGCAACCGATCGGGCGTTACAGGCATTAGCAGCGACGCACAACCTTCGTGCGGTGAAAGCACTGGGGCTAACCGGGCAAATGCATGGGGCGACCTTGCTGGACGCCCGCCAGAACGTGCTACGCCCCGCGATCCTCTGGAATGACGGACGCAGCGCGGCCCAATGCCGCACGCTGGAGCAACAGGTGCCAACATCGCGCCAGATTACCGGTAACCTGATGATGCCGGGCTTTACCGCGCCCAAACTGAAATGGGTGCAGGAAAACGAAAGCGAGATCTTTCGCCAAATCGACAAAGTCCTGCTGCCAAAAGACTATCTGCGCTGGCGTCTGACGGGAGAGTTTGCCAGCGATATGTCCGATGCAGCCGGCACACTCTGGCTGGATGTCGCCAAACGAGACTGGAGCGACACGCTGCTGGAAGCCTGCGCGCTGAGCCGCGAACATATGCCCGCACTGTATGAAGGCAATCAGATTACCGGTTATCTGCGGCCTGATATCGCCAGCCGCTGGGGCATGGAACCCGTCCCCGTAATTGCTGGCGGTGGGGACAATGCGGCGGGAGCCATTGGCGTTGGCCTATATCAAGCTGGACAGGCAATGCTGTCTCTCGGCACATCCGGCGTTTACTTTGCTGTCAGCGACGGCTTTCTCAGCAACCCACAGCATGCCGTCCACAGTTTCTGCCACGCGCTGCCGAATACCTGGCACTTGATGTCCGTGATGTTAAGCGCTGCATCCTGCCTCGACTGGGTTGCCCGTCTGACGCACGCAGAGAGCGTACCCGCGCTGTTGCAGGAAGTCGCCTCGACACCAGTCGATGACACAATAACGCCAGTGTGGTTCTTACCCTATCTCTCCGGCGAACGTACACCGCACAATAATCCCGATGCCAAAGGCGCATTCTGGGGGCTCACCCATCAACACGGTCGCCCGGAACTGGCAAAAGCGGTACTGGAAGGCGTGGGGTTTGCGCTTGCCGATGGCATGGACGCACTGCATATGACCGGGCTAAAACCCGATAGCATCACGCTGATTGGCGGCGGTGCTCGCAGCGCCTACTGGCGACAAATGCTGGCGGATATCAGCGGTCAAACGCTGGAATACCGCACGGGAGGAGACGTTGGTCCGGCGCTGGGGGCAGCACGTCTGGCACAGATCGCCATGCATCCGCATACGCCACTGGCAGACCTGCTGCCGCCGTTACCGCTGGAGCAGGTTCATCAACCGGATCCCCAGCGTCACGCCGACTATGCCGAGCGGAGACGCACATTTAGAGCCCTCTACCAACAGCTTAGCCCGCTGATGTGACACCGTTCGTCCGAATCGTCAGCTCACCCAGCGCCGCACATCGATTTTCTGTAGCGCCATCGACAGCAACAGGCTGGCACCTAACGCGATGGCGAAAACATACAAAATGTCGAGAACTGGGTGGGATGGCAGTGCCACGTCATGCGTTCGCAGATAATGAATGATCAACGCGTGGAAGCCGTAAATCGCCAAAGAATGACGCGAAATAGTGGCAAATCCCGGTAAAATCCGCTGGCTACAGTAATGTTTAAACACCACGAGAAGGCTGACTGCAGCCAGAAACACCAGCGGGCCACAGTAAATGTAAAATGTCTGAGTAAACGTATCGTTCAATAATGTGTGGTGCTTCGTCCCCATTGCGACCAGCGCGACACAGGCAATAAAGAATGGGATAGCGGCCAGCGCGACTTTCTTTGGCACATCCAACATCCCCAACGCACGCCCTAGCGCGACATACAGCACATAGTAAAACGTATCGCCGTAAATATAGAGATTCACAGGCAGTAACTTAAACCCTTCAAATTCCACCCGCCCCGTATTGGGGTTAGCGACAACGGCCAATAAGACAATCAAGACCGCTAAATATTTGCCCGATACGGGCTTGATGGTAATAAGCGGGGAGAGCAGATAAATCACGATAATGGCGTAGAAAAACCATAAGTGATAAAAGACCGGTTTTTGCAGTGCATGGTGCAATGAATTCAAGCCATTAATCGGCGTGAGCGTCGCAATATAGATCAGCGCGACCGTGCTATAAAAAAGCAGGCATAAACCGATACGCAGGAAATGCTTTTTCCCCGCGCTGCGTTCGCCAAAAAATAAGTAACCCGAGATCATGAAAAACAGCGGAACGCAGACGCGCGAGGCAGAGTTCAGAATATTCGCCACATCCCAGTGTCCGTCGCCCGGCGTGCCGCCCGCAGTAATATAGTAGGTGGTGCTATGAATCAGAACGACCATCATGCAGGCCAGCGCCCGCAGGTTATCAATCCAGCCGATCTTATCCGTCATGCACAACCTCTTGAAAGCAAAGCGCTATTCAAAACAGCGTAGCCGTTGTTAAGCGCTGGCACAATCAACTATCAATGATCAGCTATCAACAATCGGGCAAATCTGAGTGATAAGGACGGATTCATACGGGAAACCCGCATCAATGTACGCTATGTCTGCGCACCTACACAGGCAGGCGCGCAGGGTTTGAAGGACGTATGCCGTTAGAACAGCCCCATCGGCTTATCAGAGTAACTCACCAACAGGCACTTGGTTTGCTGGTAATGTTCCAGCATCATTTTATGGTTTTCACGCCCGATACCGGACTGTTTGTAACCCCCGAACGCCGCATGCGCCGGATAGGCGTGATAACAGTTGGTCCAGACGCGTCCGGCCTGAATACCGCGCCCCATTCGGTAGGCGATGTTACCGTTACGGCTCCACACGCCAGCCCCCAGACCGTATTCCGTGTCGTTGGCTATCTCCAGTGCGTCATCCATCGTTTTGAAGGTCGTGACCGCCAATACTGGTCCAAAAATTTCCTCCTGGAAGACGCGCATACTGTTTTTACCGAACAATATCGTCGGTTCCAGATAGTACCCCTCTGCCAGCCCACCAGGCATCGCCTTGCGCTGACCGCCCGTGAGCACCCGTGCGCCCTCTTTCTTACCGATATCAATGTAGTTAAGGATGGTGTCGAGCTGGCCTGCTGACACCTGTGCACCCATCATGGTGTTGCTGTCCAGCGGATTGCCGATGCGGATAGCCTCAACGCGCTTGATTGCTCGTTCCATAAAGCGATCGTAGATCGATTCCTGCACCAGCGCGCGACTCGGGCAGGTGCAAACCTCTCCCTGATTGAAGGCAAACAGCGTGAAACCTTCGAGCACTTTGTCAAAGAAGCTGTCTTCTTTATCCATCACATCAGCAAAGAAGATATTCGGCGATTTACCGCCCAGTTCCAGCGTTACCGGCGTCACATTCTGCGCCGCATAGCTCATGATCTGCTGGCCCACTTCAGTCGACCCGGTGAAAGCAACTTTCGCAACGCGTTTCGACGTCGCCAGGTATTCACCAATTTCACTTCCCGACCCGTTAACGACATTAATGACACCCGGCGGTAGCAGATCCTGAATCAGCTCCATCAAAATCAGCACCGACATCGGCGTCAGTTTGGCGGGTTTCAGCACAATACAGTTACCGGCAGCCAGCGCAGGCGCCATTTTCCAACAGGCCATCAGCAGCGGGAAATTCCAGGGAATGATTTGCCCGACAACGCCGAGAGGTTCATGAAAATGGTAGGCCACGGTATCGCCGTCAATTTCACTGATCGCCCCTTCCTGCGCCCGGATACAGGCCGCGAAATAGCGAAAGTGATCAATCGCCAGCGGCACATCCGCTCCGCTGGTTTCGCGTATCGGTTTGCCGTTATCCCAGGTTTCCACCTTCGCCAGAAGCTCAAGGTTTTGTTCCATTCGGTCGGCAATACGGTTCAGCACCAGTGCCCGATCCTGCACCGACAGGCCACCCCATTCCGCTTTCGCCTTGTGCGCGGCATCCAGCGCATGGTCAATATCTCGCGTTGACGAACTGGCTACTTCACACATCGGCTGACCCGTTACTGGCGTCAAATTGACAAAATACTGACCCGCATCAGGTGGAACCCAGGCTCCGCCGATAAAATTGTCATAGCGTTTTTTCAGGTTGAGAGAGCCGTATTCATCAGATGCGGCTCGGCCTTCAAAATTATCGTGCGCCATTTCAGTCTCCTTTTCATTTCCGGATGAGCGGCCGTGCCGCAGTGAAAAAAGAGGCAAACAGTAAGCAGTTAAATTAAGCCTATACGGGGTATGAGGTTAGCGACAGGATTCGGCCAAAGAAGAAGACAACTCTTCGAGTTGACGCACAGTTTCTTGCGAGAAAAAGTCGCATCCCTTCAGACACGGTGAGGTATACCCTAAATAATTCGAGTTTCAGGACAAAACGTATTCGTTTTGAATAACGCGAAGCGTTAGCCCTTTAGGGCGATGCTCATCAATGAGCATCGTAACACGGCAAGCGAAGGAGTCCCGATGAGCTTACTTGAGTAAGTGATTCGGGTGATTGACAAATCTGCCAGAGGCAGGTTTGAACGCTGCTTGCAGCGGCCCCAACGGGGTGAGACACACGCTAGTGTGTCGAGTAACGCAGCCAACGCACATGCAACTTGAAGTATGACGGGTATAATACTTTTAATTTCCAAGGTTACTAACATGCAGGTATTTCAGGTGGAAGGGGTTCATTTACGCGCGGATACCGCCCTTGAAGGCGCAACGCAACATTCGGTCTATCATCCTGACTCGCTGCATCAGCCGCAGCCTGACTGGCTGGCAGAAGAGGTGCCCGTTGCCTTGGTCTACAACGGCATATCGCATGTCGTCATGATGGCATCGCCGAAAGAACTGGAACTGTTCGCCCTCGGGTTTTCCTTGTCTGAAGGCATTATTCAATCACCAGCAGATATCTACGGGATTGATGTTCTGCCCGCCTGTAACGGCATCGAAGTACAAATTGAGCTTTCCAGCCGACGCTTTGCCGGGCTAAAAGAACGACGCCGGGCAATGGATGGCCGCACAGGCTGTGGCGTATGTGGCGTGGAGCAACTCGCAGAGATCGGCAAGCCGGTGTCCCCCCTGCACTTCACGCAGACCTTTTCCCTCAGCAAACTTGAAAACGCACTGGTACGGCTGCGCGATGTGCAGAAGATTGGTCAGGTAACGGGTTGCACCCATGCCGCAAGTTGGGTTGCGCCAGACGGCACGCTGTGCGGGGGGAGCGAAGACGTCGGTCGCCATGTCGCGCTGGATAAACTGCTGGGTGCTCGAGCAAAACAAGAGTGGCAACAGGGCGCCGCGCTGGTCTCCAGCCGCGCCAGCTATGAAATGGTTCAGAAGTCCGCCATGTGCGGCGTGGAAATCCTGTTTGCTGTCTCGGCAGCAACGTCACTGGCGGTTGAGGTCGCCCAGCGCTGCAACCTGACGCTGGTCGGTTTTTGTCGACCAGGACACGCGACGATCTACACGCATCCGCAGCGCCTAAGCGAGTAAACGACGCCGTCAGGGTTAGCGTGGTTTACAGGCGGTAGGGTATAGATTAATTTGTTTTTACATCATGCAATAATGACATAACCGTTTGTTATCATGAGGTAAAACAATATGGTTCATGGCATCAGAACGAGAATAATCATTTTCAATATCATTTAATTAACTATAATGAACGTATTGCTTACGCGGTACTCATAGAACAGTGCCGTAACATTTTTTTACCATGGAGATGCTAAACATGAGTTATTCACTGCCATCGCTGCCTTATGCTTATGACGCACTGGAACCGCATTTCGACAAAGAGACGATGGAAATTCACCATTCCAAACACCATCAGGCTTACGTCAATAATGCTAATGCCGCGCTGGAATCTCTGCCTGAGCTGGCTAAATTGTCTGTTGAAGAACTGATCGCCCAACTGGATAAAGTTCCTGCTGAGAAAAAAGCAGCACTGCGTAACAACGCAGGTGGCCATGCTAACCACAGCCTGTTCTGGAAAGGCCTGAAAGTAGGCACGACGCTGACTGGCGACCTGAAAGCCGCCATCGAACGTGATTTCGGCAGCGTTGATGCATTTAAAGAGAAATTTGAGCAAGCAGCAGCAACCCGTTTTGGTTCTGGCTGGGCCTGGCTGGTGCTGAAAGACGACGGCAAACTGGCTGTAGTCTCTACTGCAAACCAAGACAGCCCGCTGATGGGTGAAGCAATTTCTGGTACTTCTGGCTACCCAATCGTCGGTCTGGACGTATGGGAACACGCTTACTACCTGAAATTCCAAAACCGTCGCCCAGATTACGCGAAAGCATTCTGGAACGTGGTGAACTGGGACGAAGCAGCAGCTCGTTTCGCCAGCGCGAAAAAATAAAACCGTTGGATGCCTGATCTCATCAGGCACCTTCTGCGTTTGAATAAAAACTGGAATAACAGTCTGTTATTCCAGTTTTTTTATATCCGTCATACTTCAAACCGCATGCACGTTGGCAATATTTGGTTCATCATTGTCTCTTGCCCGACAGGCCGCCGCTGACTGGCGCGTAAAGTTCCAGAGTAAAGTGCCGATATCTACTGCGGGTTTTTATCATGTTGTTTTGCAAAAATAGGCTTGGCAAGCGGTAATCCGAGATGCTAGCACCGCTAATCAAGTGTGCATCAGGATAGTGAATTTGACTCAATAAGATATAGTGGTGGGATGTGATGGCTATGAATTTTGACAATCTAAAAGTCGGTAAAAAATTAGGATTAGGCTTTTTCCTGATTCTGCTGATGACCATGGTGATTGCCGGTGCGGGCATTATGCATATTAGCTCGCTGAAAGACAGTATTGATAAAGTTAATTTAAGCAACAATATCAATGATGAAATTAACCAGGCTAAATATTACCGCGCATTATACGGCACCACTTATAACCCAGATGATATAAAAAGGAACATTGAGCATATTGCCAGCGTCAGTAAACTCGCTGAAAAAGCAAAAGAATTTCACTGGCCTGAAAGCGACGCCAAGAAAATAGCCAGCATCCCCACATTAATTACCAGCTATCAGGAAAAACAAAATAATTATATTAATGCCGTGAGCAAAAAGGATGCCGTAAGAAAAAGCTGGAATATTTCAACCACGGAAAAACCCCTACAAGATCTCAACGATCAATTAAAGACAGACAACAACAGCACGAACCTGCAATTATTACTTTCCGACCTGAACCAAAAACTGATTGCCGTCCGCTACCACGTTCGTGGTTTATTACTTTCTACCAATAAAGAATCCGAAGAAAAACTGACGGATGCCATCAACGCGGCACAAACGTCATTGACCTTCCTGTATCAGAGTCTGTCTGCCGAACAGCGTGAAACGCTGGCACCGGTTATGACGATCATGAACAACTATGAAGAGCAGGTTCTGGCCTATATGCCAGCCTATCAGGAGGAAATGGCGCAGGCGGGGCAAATGCAGGCTGTCGCCGAACAGCTGAACATCGTGGTGAAATCCCTGCTTAGCGATCAGTTGGCGGCGTCACAGGCTGATATTCACAATGCCACGCTGCAAATGAGCATCGCGGCGCTGATTACGCTGCTGCTTGGTCTGCTGATTTCCTGGTTCATTTCACGCCAGATCACCACACCGTTGGGCAACACATTGAACATGGCTGAAAAAATCGCGACAGGCGACCTCACCATGTCCATCAACACGACGCGTAAGGATGAGCTGGGTCAGTTGATGAGTGCGATGTCGAAAATGAACGACAACCTGCACAATATGATCGACGACATTCGCGTCGGCGTCAGCCAGATTTCTAATGCTTCCAGCGAGATCGTCGCAGGCAATACAGACCTGTCATCACGCACCGAGCAACAGGCTGCAGCCGTTGAACAAACCGCCGCCAGCATGGAGCAGCTCACCGCGACAGTTAAGCAAAACGCGGATAACGCACACCACGCCAACAAATTGGCAATCAGCGCTTCCCAAACGGCCAAACAGGGTGGCGAGCAGGTGAATAACGTGGTGCAAACCATGACCGCGATTGAGAACAGCTCTAAACGTATCGCGGAAATCACGTCCGTCATTAACAGCATCGCCTTCCAGACCAACATTCTGGCATTGAACGCCGCGGTGGAAGCCGCTCGCGCCGGTGAACAGGGCCGTGGCTTTGCCGTGGTTGCCAGCGAAGTCCGCAATCTGGCACAGCGCAGTTCTCAAGCCGCGAAGGAAATCGAAGGCTTGATCTCTGAATCAGTTAATCAGGTATCGCACGGTGCGACGCTGGTCGGCAACGCTGGAAAAACGATGAACGATATCGTCACCTCGATCACACAGGTGCATGACATCATGGGTGAAATTGCCACCGCATCGGATGAGCAAAGCCGGGGTATCAGTCAGGTTAGCCAGGCGATTGTGGAGATGGACAGCACCACGCAGCAGAACGCCGCGCTGGTTGAACAATCCTCTGCTGCCGCCGACTCGCTGGAAGAACAGGCACGGTTGCTGAAGCAGGCGGTTTCCGTCTTCCGTCTGGCCAACACGCAGCACGATGAGACGCCTGCCAGTATCGCATTTACCAACCCAACGCATCGTCTGCACGCACCGCGCTAATATCCAAACAGCGACGTACCAGAAACAACAAAGCCCCTGTTAAACAGGGGCTTCATCAACGAATCCATTACGCTAACGCGTCCATCATCAGCTTCTGTCGGCGCAGAGAAACAAACCTCAGAACGGTTTCGGCGCGTAGCCCGTCATCTCTGTTAAGCCCATCTCGCGCCCCAGTGCGGTCATCGGGTGCACCACCACCAAACCGCGAACGCTTTTCTTCAACGTCCCCATATCAGCCTGCTCTTTTTTAGTAATCGCACGGCTGAAAGGCAGCTTCGCCAGTTTCTGCGCTTCTTTGCTGAGTTTCTGTTCTCTCACGTTACGCAGGCGCTCAATTTCGACCGTTAGCTTCTCACGCGCTTCCATATTGAGGGCGATAGCTTCAGCATCACCTTGTGCCAGCAGCGTGGCCTGCTTACGCGTCAGCTTATCCAATTGGTCGCTAAGGCGTTTAATCTCTGCTTTTTCCTGCTCTTTCATAAAAGATAACCTGTATAACGGGAGAATAATGCGGAGCACAGCATACACTATACTCTTGGCTGACGCAGTGACGTGATACCGAGGAATAGGGTTAAAACGCCTTTTTCAGGCTAATTTGCGCAATCAGAGTAGTTAGAGATAACACTAGCGTGGAACGCACCATCTGCTGATAGCGCTGCTGCTGCATGTTCACCAGAAGCGGATCGGCAGCGTCAGCTCCCTGCGGCAAAGCTGGCTCTGCGGGCAGCGCCGTAACGCAATGCAGTTCGCCGATGGGGCCCAGAATTTCATCGTCGGTAAAACGGTAATGCCGATCGTCATGCGCCAGCTCTTCACCCAGCGCCATTAACAGCTCTGCATCTTCGTACTCTTTACGACTGATCATTCCCAGACCATAAATCAGTTTCAGGCGCACAGACAGGTCACCCAGCGGGCCCGTTCCTGTCATCAAGGGTTCAACGGCATATTTCACTGCATAGTCGTCTTTACGGAACACCT is drawn from Pectobacterium aroidearum and contains these coding sequences:
- the sodA gene encoding superoxide dismutase [Mn]; this translates as MSYSLPSLPYAYDALEPHFDKETMEIHHSKHHQAYVNNANAALESLPELAKLSVEELIAQLDKVPAEKKAALRNNAGGHANHSLFWKGLKVGTTLTGDLKAAIERDFGSVDAFKEKFEQAAATRFGSGWAWLVLKDDGKLAVVSTANQDSPLMGEAISGTSGYPIVGLDVWEHAYYLKFQNRRPDYAKAFWNVVNWDEAAARFASAKK
- a CDS encoding methyl-accepting chemotaxis protein, whose product is MAMNFDNLKVGKKLGLGFFLILLMTMVIAGAGIMHISSLKDSIDKVNLSNNINDEINQAKYYRALYGTTYNPDDIKRNIEHIASVSKLAEKAKEFHWPESDAKKIASIPTLITSYQEKQNNYINAVSKKDAVRKSWNISTTEKPLQDLNDQLKTDNNSTNLQLLLSDLNQKLIAVRYHVRGLLLSTNKESEEKLTDAINAAQTSLTFLYQSLSAEQRETLAPVMTIMNNYEEQVLAYMPAYQEEMAQAGQMQAVAEQLNIVVKSLLSDQLAASQADIHNATLQMSIAALITLLLGLLISWFISRQITTPLGNTLNMAEKIATGDLTMSINTTRKDELGQLMSAMSKMNDNLHNMIDDIRVGVSQISNASSEIVAGNTDLSSRTEQQAAAVEQTAASMEQLTATVKQNADNAHHANKLAISASQTAKQGGEQVNNVVQTMTAIENSSKRIAEITSVINSIAFQTNILALNAAVEAARAGEQGRGFAVVASEVRNLAQRSSQAAKEIEGLISESVNQVSHGATLVGNAGKTMNDIVTSITQVHDIMGEIATASDEQSRGISQVSQAIVEMDSTTQQNAALVEQSSAAADSLEEQARLLKQAVSVFRLANTQHDETPASIAFTNPTHRLHAPR
- a CDS encoding YibL family ribosome-associated protein, with amino-acid sequence MKEQEKAEIKRLSDQLDKLTRKQATLLAQGDAEAIALNMEAREKLTVEIERLRNVREQKLSKEAQKLAKLPFSRAITKKEQADMGTLKKSVRGLVVVHPMTALGREMGLTEMTGYAPKPF
- a CDS encoding MltR family transcriptional regulator; the encoded protein is MLCAGLKGREVTMEETQAFENRVLEALNSGKTVRDFMLCAVELLAEAVSILMLQVFRKDDYAVKYAVEPLMTGTGPLGDLSVRLKLIYGLGMISRKEYEDAELLMALGEELAHDDRHYRFTDDEILGPIGELHCVTALPAEPALPQGADAADPLLVNMQQQRYQQMVRSTLVLSLTTLIAQISLKKAF